Sequence from the Methanobacterium formicicum genome:
AGGAGGAGCACCAGAAATACTGGCCCGGGACCTTTCTGAAGCAGGATTCAAAGTTGTAGACCAGTACGAAATTTATTACGTCCCTGATGCTGATGAACTTGAAAAATGCTTCCAGGCAGGTAAAAAGCTTGCTCAGGAAATAAAAAAGGAATAAAATCCTTCTAAGGAATAATGGTTGATAGAACCTATAAACTAATGAAATCGGTTGAATATAAATTTAAACGGAATTATGGAGGAATGAAAATGGATTTGATAAACGAACACGAAGTAGGAATCTGTAAGGGAACTGACCTGGAAAAACTGGTAGCGGCAAATTTCAACGGTGAAACACAGGAAGTGGGAATGTACCTGGCCATGGCCAGAATGGCCCAGAGGGAAGGATTCCCTGAAGTGGCTGAAGTATTAAAAACCATGGCCTGGGAGGAAGCCGAACACGCCTCACACTTTGCTGAAATGAACGCCGTGATCAAGCCCACCCTCAAGGA
This genomic interval carries:
- a CDS encoding ferritin-like domain-containing protein, with product MDLINEHEVGICKGTDLEKLVAANFNGETQEVGMYLAMARMAQREGFPEVAEVLKTMAWEEAEHASHFAEMNAVIKPTLKENLEMMLEGETMANKEKKDAAKKAKECDIDPAHDFFDESSRDEARHARMLKGILERYF